From Nocardia sp. NBC_00416:
TTTCGGCGTGCTGGCCGACTGAGACGCCGGACGTCCCGGCCGGGAATCGTGCCGGCCGGGACACACCGGAACTAGTCGCCGGACCCCGCGGCCGATTGCGGCCGGGCGCGCCCGCGGGTGCGCAGCAGGCTGGCGACTGTGGCCACCACCAGGATGCCGAGGATCACCGAGAGCGACAGCGCGGTGGAGATCTCCGGCACGCTCACGTGCTCGCCGCCGTTGATGAACGGCAGCGTGTTCTCGTGCAGGGCGTGCAGCACCAGTTTGATACCGATGAAGGCCAGGATGGCCGCCAGGCCGTAGGACAGATAGACCAACCGGTCGAGCAGGCCACCGATCAGGAAGTACAGCTGGCGCAGGCCCATCAGCGCGAAAGCGTTCGCGGTGAACACGATGTAGGGCTCCTCGGTCAGGCCGTAGATGGCCGGAATCGAGTCGAGCGCGAACAGCAGATCGGCGAACCCGATGGCCAGCAGCGCGAGCAGCATCGGGGTCACCACGCGGCGGCCGTCGATCCGGGTCACCAGTTTGTCGCCGTCGTAGGTGTCGGTGGTCGGCACCAGTCGCTTGGTCAGCGCGACGATCCGGCTGTCGCGTTTCTGCTCCTCCGCGACCTCGTGACCGCTGTCCTTCAGCAGTTTCACCGCGGTGTAGACCAGGAACAGGCCGAAAAGGTAGAAGACCCAGCTGAACGCGCTGATCGCCGCGGCGCCGACCGCGATGAAGACACCGCGCATACCCAGGGCCACCACGATGCCGATGAGCAGCACCTTCTGCTGATAGATCCGCGGTACCGCGAAGGTGGACATGATGATCAGGAAGATGAACAGGTTGTCCACCGAGAGCGCCTTCTCGGTGACGAAGCCGGCGTAGTACTCGCCGGCGAAGGTCCCGCCCCACTTCCAGGCGATCACACCGCCGAAGGCGAGGGCCAGACCGATGTACACCGCGGACCAGAACCCGGACTCACGGAAGGTCGGTTCGTGCGGAGTGCGCACATGTGCGAAGAAATCGAAAACGAACAGGCCGAGGATCACCGCGATGGTGATTCCCCAGATGAGAGCGGTTACCTGCATGCGGCGATCCGTTCAGCGGTACGAGTCATGGTCTCAATCATGCCCGATATGCCCGATTCACCCGGCTTGCGGGGTCGTCGCCGGCAATCGTCTCATACGACCGGCCGCGTCCGGCCCGACCACGCGACGTCCGCGCGCGTCACTCGTCGTCCGGTTCCGGCTCCTCATCGGCACCGCCGCCGCGGATCGACCAGAGCAGGCCGTCCAGCTCATCCGGTTTGATCAGCACGTCACGCGCCTTGGACCCCTCACTCGGCCCCACCACACCCCGGGTCTCCATGAGATCCATCAACCGGCCCGCCTTCGCGAATCCGACCCGGAGTTTGCGCTGCAACATGGAGGTGGATCCGAACTGCGAGGTCACGACCAGCTCTACCGCCTGCAGGAACACATCGAGATCGTCACCGATATCGGGATCGACGTCCTTCTTCTCCCCGGCCTTGGCCGCGGTGACGCCTTCGGTGTATTCGGGCTCGGCCTGGTTCTTGGTGAACTCGACGACCGCGTGGATCTCCTCATCGCTGATGAAGGCGCCCTGCAACCGGGTCGGTTTACCCGCGCCCATCGGCAGGAAGAGTCCGTCACCCATACCGATGAGCTTCTCGGCGCCGGGCTGGTCGAGGATAACGCGCGAATCGGTGAGTGACGATGTCGCGAAGGCCAGCCGGGACGGCACATTGGTCTTGATCAGGCCGGTCACCACATCCACCGACGGCCGCTGGGTGGCCAGCACCAGATGGATACCGGCCGCGCGCGCCTTCTGCGTGATCCGGACGATGGCGTCCTCGACATCGCGGGGCGCGGTCATCATCAGGTCGGCGAGTTCGTCGACGATCGCCAGGATGTAGGGGTACGGCCGGTACACCCGCTCACTGCCCAGCGGCGTCGTGATGGCCCCGGATTTCACCTTCCGGTTGAAATCGTCGATATGCCGGACCTTGCTGGCCTGCATGTCCTGGTACCGCTGTTCCATCTCCTCCACCAGCCAGGCCAGCGCCGCGGCGGCTTTCTTCGGCTGGGTGATGATGGGCGTGATCAGATGCGGGATGCCCTCGTAGGGGGTGAGTTCCACCATCTTCGGGTCGACCAGGATCATCCGGACCTCGTCCGGCGTGGCCCGCTGCAACAGCGATACCAGCATCGAGTTCACGAAACTCGACTTACCGGAGCCGGTGGAACCGGCGACCAGCAGATGGGGCGTTTTGGCCAGATTCGCCGAGACGAACTCGCCCTCGATGTTCTTACCCAGCCCGATCACCAGCGGATGGTGGTCGTTGCGCGTGGAGGGCGCGGTGAGCACATCGGCGAGCCGGACCAGTTCCCGGTCGGCGTTGGGCACCTCGATACCGACCGCGGACTTACCCGGGATCGGGGCGAGCAGACGCACGTTCTCGGTGGCCACCGCGTACGCGATATTGCGGGTGAGCGCGGTGATCTTCTCGACCTTCACCCCGGGGCCGAGTTCCACCTCGTACCGGGTCACGGTCGGGCCCCGGACGAATCCGGTCACCGCCGCGTCGATCTTGAACTGCACCAGCACCTCGGTGATGGCCTCGATCATCGATTCATTGGCGGCGCTGCGTTTGCGGGGCGGATCGCCCTCGATGAGCAGGCTCATCGGCGGCAGCGTGTAATCACCCTCGGTGACCCGGTCGGTGACGAATTCCGGTTCCGGGAGCGGCGGCGGGGTCTGATCGACCGCGGCGGGCGCGGCGGGTTTGCGTGTGCGGCGGCCCGCGGGCTGTTCGCCGTCGGAGCCGGTGGCGATCGGCTTGGCATCGCGCAGCGGCGGCTCGCCCGCACCGCCCGCCGTGGGACCCACGAACTCGTCGGCGGGATAGTTCTCGACCGGGGTGCGCCGGCGGCGCCGCGACTTCGCGGGCGCCTCGCCGGAGTCGGCGTCGTATTCGTCCACCGGGTCGTAACCGTCGCGATAGTCGGCGTCGTCGCCGTAACCGGGCGCACCGAAGAACTCCCGCAGCCGCTGGGGCGCTTCCCGCATTGTCGTGCCGGTAACCAGGAGTACGCCGAATACGACGGCCAGCAGCAGTATGGGCACCGACAGCCAAGCCGTGAGCCCGTCGGTGACCGGCCCGCCGATGACGAATCCGACGAATCCGGCGGCGTCGGCACGGCCCGCGGCGTCCGCCGGGGCACCGTCGGCGATATGCCACAACCCCAGCAACGGCAGCCCGATCAGCAGCCCGCCCAGCACCAGGCGCGGGCGGATATCCGGCCGCGGCTCGGTGCGCATCAACACCACCGCGACAGCGGCGGCCACGAACGGCAGGAGCGCTGCCGCCGAACCGCTGATCGCGCGGATGACGGCCTCCACCGCGCGTCCGATCGGACCGCCCGCCGACAGCCAGACAGCGGCCGCGATCACCGCACTGAGCGCGATCAATCCGAGCGCGACCCCGTCACGGCGATGGCCGTGTTCGATCTCCCCGGCCCGGCTGATGGCCCGGGTGGTGGCGCCGAGCCCCCGTGCCGCGACGGTCCAGCCGCCGCTGACCATCCGGCTGAACACCGCCAGGGGCGCCGTATCGGATCGGCGCGACGCCGCGGTGCGGCGGGCCGCGCCCCGGGCGGGACGGGTTCCGGTGCCCGGGCGCGCCGCCCGCCGGGTGGTTTTCCGCGCCGGGCTCTGCGCTTTCGCTGCGCCGGCCGCCTGACGCGAATTGCCCGAACGAGAACGCGCCGCGGTGGTCCGCCCCCGAGCCGATCCCGCCCGCGTACCAGGTGTGGTTGTGCCGCGGGACTTACCTGCCATGGCCTCAGGCTAGCCGCAACAACCCCATCCGGACCATCCGCAACACTGGTCACCCCCGCTACGACGGCGGGAAAATCGCTCCGCGGGCGGCTCTCGTCCGCCTACGTTCCCGTGGTCACGGCCCGGAATTCGCTCCCGGCGGCGGTGCCGCCGGCAACCAGCGCAATGCCGGACACCGCTCGCGCGGCGGGCGCTCAGATCGAACGATCGAGTGCCAGCACCTGACGGACGGCGTCCGGTTCCCCCTCGGTATCGATCCGGACCTGATCGCGCCCGAAGGCGTGCAGGAGCAGTTCGGCGGGCGTGCCGGTCAGCGTCACCGCGGGCCCGGCACCGTCCACGATCCGGATCCGGTCTCCGCCGGGTATCGAGAATTCCACCGGCACCGGCGATTTCCGGTACGCCATCTTGCCCATTCGGCGCAGCATCGACCACAGCCGCTGCTGATCCTCGGCGGGCAGGTCCCGCGGCTCCCATCCGGGACGCGCACGGCGAACATCCTCGTGATGGACGAACATCTCGCTCAGATTCGCGAACGCGTCCACCGGCCGCAGCGGCGACCACCAGGGCGGGCCGGTACGGACCTGCTCCAGGAGAGCGTCGAACGGCCGGCCGGCCGCCTTGTCCTGGACTCGCTGCAGATAGCCGGCGAAGGGACGCAACATGATTCCCGGCGCGGCATCGGGTCGTCGTTCCCGCACCACCAGGTGCGCCGCGAGTTCGCGCACGGACCACTCACCGCATAATGTGGGCGCGTCCGGGCCGGTGCCCTTCATCGTTTCGACCAATGCACGGCGTTCACGCTGAGCCATGTTCACACGATGAATCTAGCCGAGACCCAGTGATCGGGGAGGGAATGCGAAACCGAACCGGTTGCTCCGCGGCAGAGATGCTCTGTACTTTGTCATTCGGTCCATAAGGGTCGTGGACCGAAACGCACAGATGGGAACACCTTGAAGAAGTTTCTCACCGTTGCCGCCGTTCTGGTGGCGACCATCGGTTCATTGCTCGCCGCTTCGGTGACTCCGGCGCACGCGCAGTCCAGTAGTTACTACGGGGCCATCGCGGTATCCCTGTCCACCGGCAACTACGGCTGGTCCTATGACTACGACAGCTACTCCGAAGCCGAGCAGGCCGCCGAGAGCAGCTGCGGCGCCGCCGATTGCGTCGCCAAGATCTCCTGGCGCAACGGATGCGGCGCGCTCGCGGTTTCGGACAGCTGGCTGAGCTACGGCTCCGGCGCCACCCGGGCCGCGGCCCGCTCCGAGGCGCTGGCCAACAACCCCGGCAGCGCCGTGATCGAACACTGGAACTGCACCTCCGGCTACGACCTGTGAGTTCGTACCGACCAAATTTTCCGGCCGGCGCCGAATTCGCCGACTACTTCGTAGGGGAATCAGAACTGTGAAAATCCGTCCGATCCGGGTTGTGGCCGCCGCGACAATGGCCGCCGCCGCCCTGACATTCACCGCGTGCTCATCCACCGAGGACACCTCGACCGACGCGGCCGCCACGAGCACCGAGGCCGCCGCCGAATTCGAATCGGGTAAAACCCAGGACGGCCGGGAGGAGGGTAAGGCGCCGACCACCACGCCCGCGCCGAACCTGCCCAAGCCCACGGCCGAAGAGCTGAACGACAAGATCAACCGCGCGCTCGACGGCTCGGTCGGCGAGAAAGAGAAACTGGTCTGGATCGAGGACGCCGAGCAGGATCCGCAGCTGGTGGACAAGCTCGTCGAGGCCGCCAAGAAGAACGAGGTCACGGTCAAGATCACCAATGTCGGCGAACCGGTCGGCGGCAAGGTGACCGCCGACGCCGATGTCACCATCGGCGGTAGCCCGGTGGAGAACGCGACCGTCGACTTCGTGGCCGAAGGCGATCAGTGGAAGATCGCGCACGGGTTCGCGTGCAATATCGTCAAATCCGCGCAGCTGGATTCGGCGGCCTGCCAGCCCGACTCCTGATCCACCCCACGATCGGGACCTGAACGAGAAACCGCCGGAGGGCTGGACCCTCCGGCGGTTTCGTGTGTCCGGGCCTCAGACGCCGAGCACGGTGGGCACGATCATCGGGCGCCGCCGATAGGTATCGGCGACCCAGCGGCCTACGATCCGCCGTACGGCCTGCGCGATGCGGTGGGTATCGGTGACACCCTCACCGGCCAATCGCAGGAGTTCGGCCTCCACCAGCTCGGCCGCACCCGACAGCGCGGTGGGATCGTCGGAGAAGCCGCGGCCGCTGACCTCCGGCGTGCTCACCGCCTTACCGGTCGTCGCGTCGACCGCGACGGTGATGGCGATGAAACCGCCCTCTCCGAGTACCAGCCGGTCCGACAGCGTGGATTCGCCGACATCGCCGACCGACAGGCCGTCGACATAGACATGCCCGACCGGCACTCGGCCGACGATCGAGGCGATACCGTCGACCAGATCCACCACCACCCCGTCCTCGGCCAGCACCACCCGGTCCTCGGGCACACCGGTGGCCACCGCGAGTGCGGCATTGGCCCGGAGATGCCGCCATTCGCCGTGCACGGGCATGGCGTTGGTCGGCCGGACGGCGTTGTACAGGTAGAGCAGTTCCCCGGCCGAAGCGTGTCCGGAAACATGCACTTTCGCGTTCTGCTGTGTGATCACCGTGGCGCCGAGCCGCGCCAGACCGTTGACGACGGTGAACACCGAGTTCTCGTTGCCCGGGATGAGCGAGGATGCCAGCACGACCAGATCGTCGGCCCGGATATGAATCT
This genomic window contains:
- a CDS encoding TerC family protein, which gives rise to MQVTALIWGITIAVILGLFVFDFFAHVRTPHEPTFRESGFWSAVYIGLALAFGGVIAWKWGGTFAGEYYAGFVTEKALSVDNLFIFLIIMSTFAVPRIYQQKVLLIGIVVALGMRGVFIAVGAAAISAFSWVFYLFGLFLVYTAVKLLKDSGHEVAEEQKRDSRIVALTKRLVPTTDTYDGDKLVTRIDGRRVVTPMLLALLAIGFADLLFALDSIPAIYGLTEEPYIVFTANAFALMGLRQLYFLIGGLLDRLVYLSYGLAAILAFIGIKLVLHALHENTLPFINGGEHVSVPEISTALSLSVILGILVVATVASLLRTRGRARPQSAAGSGD
- a CDS encoding DNA translocase FtsK, whose amino-acid sequence is MAGKSRGTTTPGTRAGSARGRTTAARSRSGNSRQAAGAAKAQSPARKTTRRAARPGTGTRPARGAARRTAASRRSDTAPLAVFSRMVSGGWTVAARGLGATTRAISRAGEIEHGHRRDGVALGLIALSAVIAAAVWLSAGGPIGRAVEAVIRAISGSAAALLPFVAAAVAVVLMRTEPRPDIRPRLVLGGLLIGLPLLGLWHIADGAPADAAGRADAAGFVGFVIGGPVTDGLTAWLSVPILLLAVVFGVLLVTGTTMREAPQRLREFFGAPGYGDDADYRDGYDPVDEYDADSGEAPAKSRRRRRTPVENYPADEFVGPTAGGAGEPPLRDAKPIATGSDGEQPAGRRTRKPAAPAAVDQTPPPLPEPEFVTDRVTEGDYTLPPMSLLIEGDPPRKRSAANESMIEAITEVLVQFKIDAAVTGFVRGPTVTRYEVELGPGVKVEKITALTRNIAYAVATENVRLLAPIPGKSAVGIEVPNADRELVRLADVLTAPSTRNDHHPLVIGLGKNIEGEFVSANLAKTPHLLVAGSTGSGKSSFVNSMLVSLLQRATPDEVRMILVDPKMVELTPYEGIPHLITPIITQPKKAAAALAWLVEEMEQRYQDMQASKVRHIDDFNRKVKSGAITTPLGSERVYRPYPYILAIVDELADLMMTAPRDVEDAIVRITQKARAAGIHLVLATQRPSVDVVTGLIKTNVPSRLAFATSSLTDSRVILDQPGAEKLIGMGDGLFLPMGAGKPTRLQGAFISDEEIHAVVEFTKNQAEPEYTEGVTAAKAGEKKDVDPDIGDDLDVFLQAVELVVTSQFGSTSMLQRKLRVGFAKAGRLMDLMETRGVVGPSEGSKARDVLIKPDELDGLLWSIRGGGADEEPEPDDE
- a CDS encoding TIGR03085 family metal-binding protein; translated protein: MNMAQRERRALVETMKGTGPDAPTLCGEWSVRELAAHLVVRERRPDAAPGIMLRPFAGYLQRVQDKAAGRPFDALLEQVRTGPPWWSPLRPVDAFANLSEMFVHHEDVRRARPGWEPRDLPAEDQQRLWSMLRRMGKMAYRKSPVPVEFSIPGGDRIRIVDGAGPAVTLTGTPAELLLHAFGRDQVRIDTEGEPDAVRQVLALDRSI
- a CDS encoding DUF4189 domain-containing protein, with product MKKFLTVAAVLVATIGSLLAASVTPAHAQSSSYYGAIAVSLSTGNYGWSYDYDSYSEAEQAAESSCGAADCVAKISWRNGCGALAVSDSWLSYGSGATRAAARSEALANNPGSAVIEHWNCTSGYDL